A window of the Fusarium poae strain DAOMC 252244 chromosome 3, whole genome shotgun sequence genome harbors these coding sequences:
- a CDS encoding hypothetical protein (BUSCO:29394at5125), translated as MTTLEPRPPYSQDEIKQLYPLQLRLQHVQILLRHGERTPVNARFASAGLATYWPYCSAARRLTSAILDPSVANSQLDSASNPGITALEWKRRIEKIGPDDSPIIATGQNGELDAICEMGMLTDRGRETTYNLGQRLRHLYVNQLRFLPESLTTDTDTAAIYLRATPIPRALESLQQAFYGLYPPSTRGSYPGLHPPTILTRSPADETLFPNDGNCRRFATLARAFAERCAERWNDSEEMAYLTKRLGRWMPEDNPRVAVNSRPRLSGIMDTINSTKAHGPDTRLPKEFYDPEVKRITEKIGVEEWYAGYKESEEYRTLGIGALLGDVVSRLVGSAEHSTADGEYELATNKQGSITIHPSVKFAMSGCHDTTLAATLASLGAFNEEAWPPFTSHVAIELFRHIDIATTAPKPGSTLSFVGLGNKPTPVAGVPPAGIGRKKTPNLTEEEKERLKGYYVRVRYNDRPVNIPGCKFQGKHLDGDESFCTLEAFKEIVDKFTPTNWRNQCRANMKESAFPSKPEPAGY; from the exons ATGACAACCCTCGAGCCTCGGCCTCCGTACTCACAAGATGAGATCAAACAGTTATATCCACTTCAATTACGCCTTCAGCACGTCCAGATCCTCCTCCGTCATGGCGAACGCACGCCGGTCAACGCTCGTTTCGCGTCTGCCGGTCTCGCGACCTACTGGCCCTACTGCTCGGCTGCTCGCCGTTTGACCAGCGCTATTCTGGATCCTTCTGTTGCCAACTCCCAACTTGATTCTGCCTCAAACCCTGGTATCACTGCTCTCGAGTGGAAGCGGCGAATCGAGAAAATTGGCCCTGATGATTCCCCCATCATAGCCACCGGCCAAAATGGCGAGCTTGATGCTATTTGTGAAATGGGCATGTTGACCGATCGTGGACGAGAAACTACCTACAACCTTGGTCAGCGTCTGCGACATCTATACGTCAACCAGCTTCGCTTTCTCCCGGAGAGTCTCACTACCGACACTGATACAGCTGCTATATACCTTCGAGCTACGCCTATTCCTCGTGCTCTCGAGTCTCTacagcaggctttctatGGTCTTTATCCCCCATCTACTCGTGGCTCTTATCCTGGCCTCCATCCCCCAACCATCCTCACACGATCACCCGCCGATGAGACCCTCTTCCCGAACGACGGCAACTGCCGCCGGTTCGCCACTCTTGCTCGCGCTTTTGCTGAACGCTGTGCTGAACGATGGAATGATTCAGAAGAGATGGCATATCTAACTAAACGTCTCGGTCGCTGGATGCCTGAAGATAACCCGCGTGTTGCTGTAAACTCTCGTCCTCGTCTAAGTGGAATCATGGATACTATCAATTCCACAAAGGCTCATGGTCCAGATACTCGACTTCCGAAGGAGTTTTATGATCCGGAAGTTAAGCGGATTACCGAAAAGATTGGTGTAGAGGAATGGTATGCCGGCTATAAGGAGAGCGAGGAGTATCGCACGTTGGGTATTGGTGCTTTGCTCGGCGACGTGGTTTCTCGCTTGGTTGGCAGTGCCGAGCATTCGACGGCGGATGGCGAGTATGAGCTGGCCACCAATAAACAAGGCTCTATCACTATACATCCGTCTGTAAAATTTGCAATGAGCGGGTGCCATGATACTACACTTGCCGCCACACTTGCCAGCCTCGGGGCTTTCAACGAAGAAGCCTGGCCACCATTCACCAGCCATGTCGCGATTGAACTCTTTCGCCATATCGATATAGCCACCACAGCTCCCAAACCTGGCAGCACACTCTCTTTCGTGGGTTTGGGCAACAAACCAACGCCTGTGGCTGGAGTTCCACCAGCAGGTATTGGTCGGAAGAAAACCCCAAACCTGACCGAGGAGGAAAAAGAACGACTGAAGGGCTACTACGTCCGTGTTCGCTACAACGACCGTCCAGTCAACATCCCAGGCTGCAAATTTCAGGGCAAGCACCTCGACGGTGATGAGTCCTTCTGCACCCTA GAAGCATTCAAAGAGATCGTGGACAAATTCACACCTACTAATTGGAGAAACCAGTGTCGTGCCAACATGAAGGAATCCGCGTTTCCTTCTAAGCCCGAACCTGCGGGTTACTGA
- a CDS encoding hypothetical protein (BUSCO:20076at5125), producing MATNPSTEPLPRIQSTDLQEDEDSIICNQDEAEAILQPALSEAARHLTSQNTPAIEKALALDKSRAGFFGVPTDRAGDTSPDLSSSPETSPRVQQFPASARFPVPKSPEPPQHDLPSPWQARPKPPATKGHTTRPSGSILGNALAPARNRSKSAGQEALRRLQRALPSLSPPMHLLPSMPNSFFSSSQDKSSTNHSAAPSYSSPTTRQHSPRIPPNALGVAQPLSQQIQRPASNLQEPSTPSPPVRPKALRRVTSDDTRLYHSLSRTSSLGDDERFQDVREMVNIRFMALKDSLPDVPNFKMPSLPKLYSQARKSTNSLGTSNTPDTPPNHSQIPKGLDVDSQDGSAVLDRVLESLTGDLVIMGGYRGSVLRSAEPPYHQVWAPVKLGLNMRKVNLEVGLEDEDEERMEETIKPDGMLKHIGPVDVSRKFIKKLRSCDNAKSGKLRIWDYGYDWRLSPRLLSHKLQEYLQKLPSNQPGTPTGSRGALVISHSLGGIITRHAVNQRPDLFSGVLYCGTPQRCVNILNPLRHGDVVLLNEKLLTASVNFSMRTSFVFLPEDGFCFVDKNTGEEYPIDFYDPYEWIRWHLSPCMQPTLPPHNRPQSSSFSSFLPSSLRARAESRSEKGPPSPTAVVQDHNPMAPQLNGSGAKVEEKKPSDLERKRYLDYLGRTLAATRKFRSELVHSPEHQEANAYPPHAVLYSKSIPTVYAAQVTSREGICCSDAYDDLLFRPGDGVVLAKEAMLPEGYSIVRGGRVCTERGHITMLGDLPAMGKALEAVVRGRRKGIGMGVGGDEAR from the coding sequence ATGGCGACAAATCCATCAACTGAGCCGTTACCGCGTATTCAAAGCACGGACTtacaagaagatgaagattcCATCATCTGTAACCAAGACGAGGCCGAAGCAATCTTGCAACCCGCTTTGAGTGAAGCTGCTAGACATTTGACCTCACAAAACACACCCGCCATTGAGAAAGCGCTAGCATTGGATAAGAGTCGGGCTGGTTTCTTTGGTGTGCCTACCGATAGAGCTGGTGACACAAGTCCCGATCTCTCGTCTTCACCAGAGACGTCACCTCGGGTACAACAGTTTCCTGCCTCAGCCAGATTCCCCGTGCCCAAATCGCCTGAGCCACCTCAACATGACTTGCCTTCCCCGTGGCAAGCTCGACCGAAGCCGCCAGCGACCAAGGGTCATACAACCAGACCGTCTGGAAGCATTCTGGGCAATGCATTGGCACCAGCTAGGAATCGATCCAAGTCGGCGGGACAGGAGGCATTGAGGAGACTCCAGAGAGCGTTGCCTTCTCTTAGTCCGCCTATGCATCTGTTACCGTCTATGCCAAACTCGTTCTTCTCCAGTTCTCAGGATAAATCGAGTACAAACCATTCGGCCGCCCCAAGTTACTCATCCCCAACAACCCGCCAGCATTCACCTCGAATTCCGCCCAACGCTCTCGGTGTCGCTCAGCCATTATCACAACAAATTCAGAGGCCCGCTTCCAACCTCCAGGAACCAAGCACACCATCTCCCCCTGTGCGACCAAAGGCTCTCAGACGAGTCACATCAGATGACACTCGTCTATATCACAGTCTGTCTCGCACGTCTTCCCTTGGTGATGACGAACGTTTCCAGGACGTCCGTGAGATGGTCAACATTCGGTTCATGGCCCTCAAGGACAGCCTTCCTGATGTGCCAAACTTCAAGATGCCCAGTCTCCCCAAACTTTACAGTCAGGCTCGAAAATCAACGAACTCGCTCGGTACATCCAACACTCCTGACACGCCACCGAACCATAGCCAGATTCCAAAAGGTCTTGATGTCGACTCACAAGATGGTTCGGCTGTCCTGGACCGGGTTTTGGAATCTTTGACTGGCGACTTGGTGATTATGGGCGGCTACCGTGGCTCAGTCTTACGATCCGCTGAGCCACCTTACCACCAGGTTTGGGCCCCTGTGAAGCTCGGGCTCAATATGCGCAAAGTCAACTTGGAGGTCGGGTTagaggatgaagacgaggagCGCATGGAGGAGACCATCAAGCCTGATGGCATGTTAAAACACATTGGCCCCGTCGACGTCTCCCGAAAGTTCATCAAGAAGCTCCGCTCTTGTGACAACGCCAAATCGGGTAAACTACGAATCTGGGACTACGGCTATGATTGGAGATTGAGCCCTCGCCTTCTATCTCACAAGTTGCAGGAATACCTGCAGAAGTTACCCTCAAATCAACCAGGAACACCAACTGGTTCTCGCGGAGCTCTTGTCATCTCTCACAGCTTGGGGGGAATCATTACACGCCATGCTGTCAACCAGAGGCCCGATCTATTCTCAGGGGTTCTGTACTGCGGCACGCCACAGCGTTGTGTTAACATCTTGAATCCACTACGTCATGGCGATGTAGTGCTCTTAAATGAGAAGCTTCTCACTGCAAGCGTCAACTTTAGCATGCGAACGTCTTTTGTTTTCCTTCCAGAGGACGGGTTCTGTTTTGTAGATAAGAATACGGGAGAGGAGTATCCTATCGATTTTTACGATCCCTACGAATGGATCAGGTGGCATCTGAGCCCTTGTATGCAACCGACTTTGCCGCCTCACAACCGCCCGCAATCCTCGTCTTTCTCGTCCTTCCTTCCGAGTTCGCTAAGAGCTCGTGCCGAGAGCAGAAGCGAGAAAGGCCCGCCTTCGCCAACGGCAGTTGTGCAAGACCACAACCCTATGGCACCACAGCTCAACGGGAGCGGCGCCAAAGTCGAGGAAAAGAAGCCATCAGACTTGGAACGCAAGCGTTACTTGGACTACCTCGGCCGAACTCTTGCAGCAACACGCAAGTTTCGATCCGAACTCGTCCACTCGCCCGAGCACCAAGAAGCCAATGCCTACCCCCCTCATGCCGTGCTCTACAGCAAGAGTATTCCTACGGTGTATGCTGCCCAGGTCACTAGCCGGGAAGGAATTTGCTGTTCCGACGCCTACGACGATCTTCTATTTCGACCAGGAGATGGTGTCGTATTAGCGAAAGAAGCCATGCTTCCGGAGGGTTATTCTATTGTCCGTGGTGGCCGGGTTTGCACCGAACGCGGTCATATCACCATGCTCGGCGATCTCCCGGCTATGGGCAAGGCACTCGAAGCAGTGGTCAGGGGTCGCCGGAAGGGCATCGGCATGGGAGTCGGCGGTGACGAAGCAAGGTAG
- a CDS encoding hypothetical protein (BUSCO:52431at5125) encodes MAAPSMADPRSPDSCSFRNFCKLPTELRLKIWNYNLPPTRLVPIQYGSSWPGSSDSPSWTGCTSSATIPTNLHACSESRSEALKYYGLGFGIARGPGQVFLDPDHDILYFGPRDGYMAADSQFQTIMSMCDPEELALVRRLAINDALFWVDDSYRSMTAASLTVELLRRIQSRMPGLEEIIFVPRPEESRGSECYIEPSMVYMRMAHQIRTALATLCEQTPGWTPPCWSILPLSAFQSVGAV; translated from the exons ATGGCTGCCCCATCAATGGCTGACCCGCGATCCCCAGACTCATGCTCCTTT CGAAACTTTTGCAAACTTCCTACAGAACTGCGACTCAAGATCTGGAACTACAATCTCCCTCCCACGCGCCTCGTCCCGATTCAGTACGGCTCTTCATGGCCCGGCAGCTCAGATTCTCCCTCGTGGACTGGATGTACTTCATCAGCGACCATTCCCACCAACCTCCATGCCTGCAGCGAATCGCGCAGTGAAGCCCTCAAGTACTACGGTCTTGGCTTTGGCATCGCTCGTGGTCCTGGTCAAGTTTTCCTCGACCCGGATCATGATATCCTCTACTTTGGCCCTCGCGATGGATACATGGCCGCAGACTCTCAATTTCAAACAATCATGTCCATGTGCGACCCAGAAGAACTAGCTCTCGTTCGCCGCCTCGCAATCAACGATGCTCTATTCTGGGTCGACGATTCCTACCGCTCCATGACTGCAGCCAGTCTCACTGTTGAGCTACTCCGACGCATCCAGTCCCGCATGCCTGGTCTCGAAGAGATTATCTTTGTTCCTCGCCCAGAGGAGTCGCGGGGTTCGGAATGCTACATAGAGCCCTCCATGGTTTACATGCGTATGGCCCACCAGATTCGGACTGCCCTTGCGACTCTGTGTGAGCAAACACCCGGCTGGACACCACCATGCTGGAGCATTCTACCACTCAGCGCTTTTCAAAGCGTTGGCGCTGTTTAA
- a CDS encoding hypothetical protein (TransMembrane:4 (i38-62o82-105i126-143o181-203i)) has product MSIGTKTEISASNFETDVESVRTESSFRLYRLIDSARLGLTVLALAAGLTILGLSADTIAVYHATYVPEDWFLQLWPSDFDMGPSIALVVGGALVVVANLVSLIAGKIPTARGNAAIRAVFKFTPPAIALIAAIISMSFFYGVNASTTNDSLQSWTCRWKDVTMTVQPHFGTLCKQSKASVGLAVMLVPVEVIILGLAAYQFVLEKRFSMTSHGSGRKAGSPALS; this is encoded by the exons ATGTCTATCGGCACCAAGACCGAGATCTCGGCCTCCAATTTTGAGACAGACGTTGAGTCAGTCCGTACCGAATCCAGCTTTCGCCTCTATCGCCTGATCGACAGTGCCAGGCTGGGCCTCACAGTCCTTGCTCTTGCGGCTGGCCTGACAATCCTCGGGCTGTCGGCAGATACCATTGCTGTCTACCATGCCACCTACGTCCCAGAGGATTGGTTCCTGCAACTATGGCCCTCCGACTTTGACATGGGTCCCAGCATCGCTCTGGTAGTAGGCGGCGCCCTGGTTGTTGTAGCCAATCTTGTTTCGCTGATCGCTGGCAAGATTCCGACT GCCCGCGGAAATGCTGCTATTAGAGCTGTCTTCAAATTTACACCCCCAGCTATCGCGTTGATCGCTGCCATCATTTCCATGTCCTTCTTTTATGGAGTCAATGCATCAACCACCAACGATTCTCTACAGAGCTGGACTTGTCGCTGGAAGGATGTGACCATGACCGTGCAGCCTCATTTCGGCACGCTGTGCAAGCAGAGCAAGGCCAGCGTTGGGCTTGCTGTCATGTTAGTGCCCGTAGAGGTTATCATCCTAGGGTTGGCGGCATATCAATTCGTTCTGGAGAAACGCTTCAGCATGACCTCGCATGGGTCTGGGCGTAAAGCGGGAAGCCCTGCCTTGTCCTGA